One genomic segment of Styela clava chromosome 3, kaStyClav1.hap1.2, whole genome shotgun sequence includes these proteins:
- the LOC120342612 gene encoding uncharacterized protein LOC120342612 isoform X1 yields the protein MQVLKIFILVSYISGVLCQIVDPAVCPPPVCQGRPGKRGPMGKAGPQGPPGDCGINDAIEAKMKSVLDDLTAKVHGLTEQVKELKHKCKELPDAEKPETVFPQGLCHVIYQRKCFWMVYIGAGINHAQAKEECEKQEGSLANIYSKEHYDMIGSSVRKRIPHFLNFHTLWLGMGYDPETNTTTFLNGSRSDFQQWFPGTPQRISRSKQMIIWVEKNSDSPNQGMWNYFPDSIHHGTLCELK from the exons ATGCAAGTATTAAAGATTTTTATATTAGTGTCTTATATTAGCGGTGTTCTATGCCAAATTGTTGACCCAGCTGTCTGCCCCCCACCTGTGTGTCAAGGCCGACCGGGGAAGCGGGGCCCGATGGGGAAAGCGGGACCCCAAGGTCCGCCTGGGGATTGTGGAATAAATGACGCAATCGAAGCTAAAATGAAATCAG TTCTGGATGACCTTACGGCAAAGGTTCACGGATTGACTGAACAAGTGAAGGAACTAAAACATAAATGCAAAGAACTTCCGGATGCTGAAAAACCGGAAACGGTGTTCCCTCAAG GTTTATGTCACGTGATCTACCAACGCAAATGCTTCTGGATGGTTTATATCGGAGCAGGAATTAACCACGCACAAGCAAAAGAAGAATGCGAAAAGCAGGAAG GATCGTTGGCGAATATTTATAGTAAGGAACATTATGACATGATCGGTTCGTCTGTGAGAAAGAGGATTCCTCATTTTCTAAACTTTCATACGTTATGGCTTGGAATGGGATATGATCCTGAG ACCAACACGACGACATTCTTAAACGGTTCGAGATCTGACTTTCAGCAATGGTTTCCAG GTACCCCTCAGCGGATCTCCAGGAGTAAGCAGATGATCATATGGGTTGAAAAGAACTCCGATTCACCCAACCAAGGGATGTGGAATTACTTTCCTGATAGTATTCATCACGGAACTCTGTGCGAATTAAAGTGA
- the LOC120342612 gene encoding uncharacterized protein LOC120342612 isoform X2 encodes MQVLKIFILVSYISGVLCQIVDPAVCPPPVCQGRPGKRGPMGKAGPQGPPGDCGINDAIEAKMKSVLDDLTAKVHGLTEQVKELKHKCKELPDAEKPETVFPQGLCHVIYQRKCFWMVYIGAGINHAQAKEECEKQEGSLANIYSKEHYDMIGSSVRKRIPHFLNFHTLWLGMGYDPETNTTTFLNGSRSDFQQWFPGTPQRIFRSKQMIVWVEKNSDSPNQGMWNYFPDSIHHGALCELE; translated from the exons ATGCAAGTATTAAAGATTTTTATATTAGTGTCTTATATTAGCGGTGTTCTATGCCAAATTGTTGACCCAGCTGTCTGCCCCCCACCTGTGTGTCAAGGCCGACCGGGGAAGCGGGGCCCGATGGGGAAAGCGGGACCCCAAGGTCCGCCTGGGGATTGTGGAATAAATGACGCAATCGAAGCTAAAATGAAATCAG TTCTGGATGACCTTACGGCAAAGGTTCACGGATTGACTGAACAAGTGAAGGAACTAAAACATAAATGCAAAGAACTTCCGGATGCTGAAAAACCGGAAACGGTGTTCCCTCAAG GTTTATGTCACGTGATCTACCAACGCAAATGCTTCTGGATGGTTTATATCGGAGCAGGAATTAACCACGCACAAGCAAAAGAAGAATGCGAAAAGCAGGAAG GATCGTTGGCGAATATTTATAGTAAGGAACATTATGACATGATCGGTTCGTCTGTGAGAAAGAGGATTCCTCATTTTCTAAACTTTCATACGTTATGGCTTGGAATGGGATATGATCCTGAG ACCAACACGACGACATTCTTAAACGGTTCGAGATCTGACTTTCAGCAATGGTTTCCAG GAACCCCTCAGCGGATTTTCAGGAGTAAGCAGATGATCGTATGGGTTGAAAAGAACTCCGATTCACCCAACCAAGGGATGTGGAATTACTTTCCCGATAGTATTCACCACGGAGCTCTGTGCGAATTAGAGTAA